Proteins encoded together in one Rossellomorea sp. y25 window:
- a CDS encoding ABC transporter ATP-binding protein produces the protein MNVGRKLVDYALIYKKIIIAALLMLSVSVAAELAGPFIAKKLIDDHILGIESTWYETVEGKEAVSYEGNWYKRDQYFSEGESKGEDIRILQVGRAFYFVPSSVSFDGERSVTAGEMTITKGDESATYPAQKLKGNELLRFYNPEIPKIIKLIAFYFGLLVIAAFFQYGQRFYLQKAANRVIQKMRNDVFQHIQKLPIRYFDNLPAGKVVARITNDTEAIRDLYVTVLSTFFSSTIYIIGIYIALFILDAKLAAICLILIPILVVWTYLYRIYASKYNHIIRSKVSDINAMINESIQGMNIIQAFSREKKTNEEFEDLNETHFKYQNKLLSLNSMTSHNLVGVLRNITFVAFIWYFGGASTGVGSVVTLGVLYAFVDYINRLFQPVTGIVNQLANLEQALVAGERVFRLLEESGTSVEDEKMNRYEGNVSFENVFFGYKENEYVLKDITFTASRGETVALVGHTGSGKSSIMNLLFRFYDSNEGKILIDGKDIVDIPYQTIREHMGIVLQDPYLFTGTIASNVSLDDPRISREQVEEALKAVGAEKVFKNLENGYDEPVIEKGSTLSSGQRQLISFARALAFNPAILILDEATSSIDTETEAIIQEAMEVLKKGRTTFIIAHRLSTIKNADQILVLDRGEIVERGNHDELMKRMGRYHQMYQLQQGAKGDKAG, from the coding sequence ATGAACGTCGGAAGAAAACTAGTCGATTATGCCCTTATTTACAAAAAAATCATTATTGCTGCCCTTTTGATGCTTAGTGTGTCAGTAGCGGCAGAACTTGCAGGACCTTTCATTGCAAAAAAACTGATCGATGATCATATTCTTGGAATAGAATCAACCTGGTATGAAACAGTGGAGGGAAAAGAAGCTGTTTCCTATGAGGGCAATTGGTATAAGCGTGATCAATATTTCTCTGAAGGGGAGAGCAAAGGGGAAGACATCCGTATTCTTCAAGTGGGAAGAGCATTTTATTTCGTTCCTTCTAGTGTTTCCTTTGATGGTGAACGATCTGTCACAGCAGGGGAAATGACCATTACAAAAGGGGATGAGTCAGCAACTTATCCCGCCCAAAAATTGAAGGGAAACGAGCTGCTGCGTTTTTATAATCCGGAAATCCCGAAAATTATCAAATTGATTGCCTTTTATTTTGGCTTATTGGTAATCGCCGCCTTTTTCCAATACGGTCAGCGATTCTACCTTCAGAAAGCTGCAAACCGTGTGATTCAGAAAATGCGTAATGACGTTTTTCAGCATATCCAGAAGCTGCCGATCCGTTATTTTGATAATCTGCCGGCAGGGAAGGTCGTAGCGAGGATCACAAACGACACCGAAGCGATCAGAGACCTGTATGTAACAGTTTTATCGACTTTTTTCTCAAGTACGATTTATATTATTGGAATTTATATAGCACTCTTTATACTTGATGCGAAATTGGCGGCCATCTGCTTGATCCTGATCCCGATTCTGGTTGTATGGACGTACCTGTACCGTATTTATGCGTCTAAATACAATCACATCATCAGATCGAAAGTGAGCGATATCAATGCCATGATCAATGAATCGATACAGGGCATGAACATCATTCAGGCTTTCAGCAGAGAGAAGAAAACAAACGAAGAATTCGAAGACTTGAACGAAACTCACTTCAAATATCAAAATAAACTTTTAAGCTTAAATTCAATGACCTCCCATAACCTTGTAGGGGTATTAAGAAATATCACCTTCGTGGCATTCATATGGTATTTCGGAGGAGCCTCTACCGGAGTAGGATCGGTGGTAACATTGGGCGTACTATATGCCTTTGTCGATTACATCAACCGTTTGTTCCAGCCGGTGACAGGAATCGTAAATCAGCTTGCGAACCTTGAACAGGCACTAGTGGCAGGGGAGCGGGTTTTCCGACTGCTAGAAGAGAGTGGAACTTCTGTTGAAGATGAGAAAATGAATCGTTATGAGGGAAATGTCAGCTTTGAGAATGTTTTCTTTGGGTACAAGGAAAATGAATATGTATTGAAGGATATCACGTTTACCGCAAGCAGAGGCGAAACTGTTGCCCTGGTGGGACACACAGGTTCAGGGAAAAGCTCGATCATGAATCTATTATTCCGTTTCTACGATAGCAATGAAGGAAAAATCCTGATTGACGGAAAAGACATTGTCGATATTCCCTATCAAACAATTCGCGAGCATATGGGGATTGTCTTACAGGATCCTTATTTGTTTACGGGTACAATCGCATCCAACGTAAGTCTTGATGATCCTCGGATTTCGAGGGAACAGGTGGAAGAAGCACTCAAGGCCGTTGGTGCGGAAAAGGTGTTCAAAAACCTTGAGAACGGCTATGACGAACCCGTGATCGAGAAAGGAAGCACTCTTTCTTCAGGGCAGCGTCAATTGATTTCCTTTGCACGGGCTCTCGCCTTTAATCCAGCGATCCTGATTTTGGATGAAGCGACGTCGAGTATTGATACAGAGACGGAAGCCATCATTCAAGAAGCGATGGAAGTGTTGAAGAAGGGAAGAACGACCTTCATCATCGCTCATCGACTTTCTACGATTAAGAATGCCGATCAAATACTGGTTTTAGATCGAGGGGAAATCGTCGAACGGGGCAATCATGACGAATTGATGAAGCGGATGGGACGATACCATCAAATGTACCAGCTCCAGCAGGGGGCAAAAGGTGATAAGGCAGGATAG
- a CDS encoding ABC transporter permease subunit: MKALRKLVLIIVGFILISVLPVLFYGGGNTELYYLMMNDQGSSFGFYPKEYFLGIYHVFSRIFQQDQWILFVLSKEYPLQDVLAERYFYSMKVFVFSLGLAVGISFLISLFISLSSKWMQRAFLSLVNILESLPDVFIIIGIQLAVVMYFRHTGVLIGDIAMTGEELYLLPVTCLTIVPTVFLIKTIVLLLKEEDRKPYIELARGKGLNAFQVIVTHGFRNVVYSLFYRSKIIFSFMLSNLFILERLFNMRGIMDLLIWSSEFTFVIISTVIFLPFYLVFTLIEMRMKKSIGLKEDGTYA, translated from the coding sequence ATGAAGGCACTTCGTAAACTCGTACTTATTATTGTGGGCTTTATACTGATAAGCGTGCTGCCCGTCTTATTCTATGGAGGAGGAAACACGGAATTATATTATTTGATGATGAATGATCAAGGAAGCTCATTTGGCTTTTATCCGAAAGAATATTTCCTAGGAATTTATCATGTATTCTCACGAATCTTTCAACAGGATCAGTGGATCTTGTTTGTTCTGAGTAAGGAATATCCGCTTCAGGATGTTCTGGCTGAACGATATTTCTACTCCATGAAGGTATTCGTATTTTCTCTGGGATTGGCGGTTGGAATTTCATTTTTAATCAGTTTATTCATCTCTCTTTCTTCCAAATGGATGCAACGTGCGTTCTTAAGTCTGGTGAATATCCTCGAATCGCTTCCCGATGTATTCATCATCATCGGTATTCAACTGGCTGTAGTGATGTATTTCCGTCATACCGGTGTGTTAATAGGGGATATTGCCATGACGGGTGAAGAATTATACCTGTTGCCGGTCACCTGCTTAACGATCGTGCCGACCGTATTCTTAATTAAAACCATCGTTCTCCTGCTGAAAGAGGAAGACCGGAAACCGTACATAGAGCTCGCCAGGGGGAAAGGTCTCAATGCATTTCAAGTCATAGTGACACATGGTTTCAGGAACGTAGTCTACAGCCTATTCTACCGATCCAAAATCATTTTCTCCTTTATGCTATCCAATTTGTTTATATTAGAAAGATTGTTCAATATGAGGGGGATAATGGATTTACTGATCTGGTCGAGTGAATTCACTTTTGTGATTATTTCCACTGTCATCTTCCTCCCATTCTATCTGGTCTTTACTTTGATTGAGATGCGCATGAAGAAGAGCATCGGACTAAAGGAGGACGGGACCTATGCTTAA
- a CDS encoding ABC transporter permease subunit, with protein sequence MLKDLWKQPQFLIGFLFITGLLVLSFLYEPFIEEKVKMYSFFNYNGETVGPPFTPAELPPFGSDRLGLPLWSYVIQGAKFTIIIGLIISLLQVVLAFSLSVIFINFFKKVQRVFEELVESMVYIPMAVIAFMLLSPISFVIDEPEKAFVKVISIQIFILTLIGIPPLIVVLSKEIKKVLQEEFVLSARTLGASGLSLYRRHILRNLFPRLILLFFQRNVAVLILFAHLGFLEIFLGGAVEREIMMGVTRLFSLSNEWAGNIGKAYFELMVAPWILFVPLIALSFTVLSYNLMATSLQRVLLGDKGRVKRIRKGDGKQRGSVERVEGEMFVMESEETYRG encoded by the coding sequence ATGCTTAAAGATCTCTGGAAGCAGCCACAGTTTCTCATTGGGTTCCTATTCATTACGGGCCTATTAGTGCTGAGTTTTTTGTATGAACCATTTATAGAAGAAAAGGTGAAGATGTATAGTTTCTTTAACTATAACGGCGAAACAGTGGGGCCGCCGTTCACACCGGCTGAGCTGCCTCCGTTCGGGTCAGATCGATTGGGTCTACCCTTATGGTCATATGTCATTCAGGGGGCGAAGTTTACCATCATCATTGGATTGATCATCAGCCTTCTTCAGGTGGTACTGGCTTTTTCATTATCAGTGATCTTTATAAACTTCTTTAAAAAAGTGCAAAGGGTATTTGAAGAGTTGGTAGAGTCCATGGTCTATATCCCCATGGCTGTCATCGCCTTCATGCTCCTTTCACCAATCAGTTTCGTCATCGATGAACCGGAAAAGGCATTTGTGAAAGTGATAAGTATTCAGATCTTCATCCTGACGCTGATCGGCATTCCGCCATTGATTGTAGTCCTATCCAAAGAGATTAAGAAAGTGCTCCAGGAAGAGTTTGTCCTGAGTGCCAGAACGTTGGGAGCAAGTGGCTTATCTTTGTATCGGAGGCATATCCTGAGAAATTTATTCCCGCGTCTGATCTTGTTGTTTTTTCAGCGAAATGTGGCGGTACTGATATTATTTGCTCATCTCGGCTTTCTTGAGATTTTCCTGGGAGGGGCTGTAGAAAGGGAAATCATGATGGGAGTAACGCGATTGTTTTCTCTTTCCAATGAATGGGCAGGAAATATCGGGAAAGCCTACTTTGAACTGATGGTGGCACCGTGGATTCTTTTTGTGCCCCTTATTGCATTATCATTCACTGTGCTTTCCTATAATCTTATGGCGACATCGCTTCAACGGGTACTGTTGGGTGACAAGGGGAGAGTGAAGAGAATCAGGAAAGGGGATGGGAAGCAGAGGGGATCTGTGGAGCGTGTGGAAGGTGAAATGTTTGTGATGGAGTCCGAGGAGACATATAGGGGGTAG